The genomic stretch ccctctctctctctcaaactctcgtTCACAAACTCCCAACCCCCCGACCATTGAACTACCCAGATCTCCCCTTTGGTTtctcaagctttctctctctctcaagctttctctctcaaactctcggtTCGAGTCCCCGTCGCGGCCCCCGTCGAAGTCGCGTTGCCCCCCGTCGAAGCCGCGCTGCCCCCCGTCGAGCCCCCGTCACAGCCCCCGTCGAAACCCCGCGCCTCCGTCTTGCCTCTCGCCGTCTGTCATCCAAAACCCACGGTTCAAGTTTCTCCATACCCAAAACAAAGGTAAGCTTATTGTTTGTGTTTGTGTGTATGTGTATGGATTAGTGTGGAATTGTTTGTGTATGGATTAGTGTGGGATTGTTTGTGTGTATGGATTAATCTGGTTTGTTTTGGGTATGGAATAGTGTGGGTATGTTTTAGTGAAGCCTGTGATTTTTGTGGGTCTGAGGTTGCTCGATGggaggttcgatgcatgctcgatgggggttcgatgcatgctcgatggggttTCGATAGGTTAAGAcgttaagggttccaagtttaggttcgatgctcgatgggggttcgatgcatgctcgatggggggggggggggggggggggggttcgatgcatgctcgatgggggttcgataggttaagccgttaagggttccaagtttaggttcgatgctcgatgggggatcgatgcatgctcgatgggttgTGTATTTGTTGGGTTCGATTCATGCTCGatggggttcgatgcatgctcgatgggtttggtatttgttgggttcgatgcttgtcgatgttggttcgatagggTAGGCCTTAGGGGTTCGATGGGGTAGGCCCATTATGGGTTCCCGGTTTAAAACTAAGAAattagatgcatgctcgatgggggttcgatgcatgctcgatggtggttcgatgcatgctctaggGGTTCGATAGGGGGTTCGATGGGTACTCGGGTTGGGGTTCGATTGGTGTTCGAGATGGGTTCGATGGttgcatgtatgtttatttatggaTTTTTCATGCGACTTTATTTAACTGTATTattgttatctttattttttgcagatgccgaagtatcttttacccttgacagatcactttcctggacgagtcacatataggggcaatggttactttaaaacaatcaaggacaagtttgaggagctcgggttgatagaaagggtgaaggaatccccattcaaacaatttttcatggCTGAGAAATTGGACTTCTCTGCATCTCTCATGCATCAATTAATGTTGCGCAAGATCCAGTGCTtcaaagaggatgagttgcatttacatttgggatctagaccctgcagatttggtagaggcgagtttgctttggttacggggttgaacttcagttccgggccatctgagactgatttgaagaaacacttgactagtgaccgcttaatcaaggagtactttaatgatgaagaaacagtgaagttaatgcatttggaggctgctttaaaaaactgcactgtagttgaagatgcctacaagttgggcctatgtttctttgttgagggggttttacttgcacgagagggcaagttaaatgtctggatagattccctgaagatggtggaggacactgagtacttctttacttacccatgggggaaggtgtcttttaacaagcttatggattcatgtaagaaagacatgcatcatcagaaaaggaactatgagaagaaaaaggaagttaaggggaaacagaaagaagcaaaatacagtttgtatggttatgtccctgcattgcagtattgggcatatgaagccatccagcagtttgcacgtgagtttggtattaaccatggaaaccagtttccgaggatgcttagttggtcgagcaataaggagcgtcctatttcgaaggccgaccttgcaccgatgttcaagaagacgagtgtaagttctgctatattatgtcaaaatagagtattctttggtggtttcaaactgacttaatgctttgtatttgatgcagttgattatgttgtccatgttgaagccccggccttcggagatagattattatagcgctctgacggagggtgatgctcccttgtatcccaggttgggccaagaagaagaggtagaaactcccactgattttgagaaggtggcgaagatagctgctgaggttgcgaaggcagcaaatatttttgttgatggccctgatgatgaggataccccagtccccatcgaccccacaccctcggccccagccccatcggtacaccccagtcctgatcaacctgatttacgggaggtgttggagaggttggagcgagtcgagagtcgtcaggataccatcctagagaaccaggcggtcatcatggatgctgtcaataagatcttgacattcgtacaagatcttccaaatgattctgattctgattccgactcacttgacctcccagatgattttgtctcacatgacataggcactcctcccccgatagtactcacagcaaatcctgagaccccaggtgttgctattatagaacctggggatgttgctggtgtagagtttcaattggccaagaggaaaagacgcaaacctaagaaatttgaagactacaccGACCCAACCAAAAAGAAAGCTCGTTTGGATGCGATTGATGACGTGCCATTAGTCCTCGACCCTCTAAAGAAGCCACTTGCTACACAGTACAGAACGGTCggcaagtggttgcttggagatattccgaacaagacgaagagggatgtccaatctggtgtgtatggtccgagttggtttctgacgatgaagacaccacagttttggatcgatgatggggtaagtaattttattaaatttattaatatttgttatctAGTATAAGCAGTGGGTTCAATAAGGGTTTCGATAGGCTGATTAATTACTTTCCAAtcatttttgcagcatattgatgcggccatGCATATGCTACGTAGGCGTCGACAGTTCTATCCCGGGGCGTATCGGCAAGATGGtgttgtgatgaatattatgttctcacaagtggtaccggcccgttatgatgcatatcagaatgccaaggaagcggataagaaaaggtttttgtgggattcagatgtgatatcaatgattacgggaattgacaatcaatttctggcatcgtggaagggagtagacactgtatattggtgccagaactaccttcaagcgcattggtttgcagttgaagcctccatttctacttggactctgaatgtttatgattcGGATGTGACCgtgataagtgataaacaactgcaatcttttatgaagtcatggtctactttgttcccatcgttgttattgcagtcacaacttttcaaggacgaccctaggttgacgattccacctggagctaaaagatgcaaagagttcaatgtgcaccgcatgccagttgattcagtaccccaaaccaaagtcaggtaaacaaaagtctagtttttattcaagttttttaaattaaattccatgttgattttgttactaatgcaatttatgttttggttacagtggagattgtggtgtgtacgccatcaagcacatcgaacacttattgggtaggctaccacttGACACGATTTGCGATGACAACATGGAGTTGTTCAGAAACAAATGGACAGTtgacttatggtatcagaatgttagacattgaacattctcatgttatatttatttgcttaaaatgtagatttttaagaaatttttttgagtCGAGTATCTTTTTATTAACGACAATTAACAACCAAAATTCATTAAcgacaataaaaaaagaaaacgaaaaataaccttcaacttcaagtttaaataaaatacaacaaaaaataaactcaaagccgagctttgcatgaggatttgttgtggccacgaccaccacaTCTACTACACTTACGCATTGTAACTGGTTTTTCCCCGCCTGATGGCCAACGAtttgtccttggtcttcctagctttGGTTTTTTTGGGcgaccaacttgttgtttctctatgggtacaccaactaccatattcttaatgtcatctggaagtatccagtcatcctcgttcccagttgggtaaatggtttctttgtacgaattcctccatgactcaatggtgtaaaacggtgaacacaaagagtaaaggttcactccacgctctatagctgctgcagctgcatggggacaaggtgtgcctatgagctggaataccccacatgagcatgatttcgtcatcaaattcacctcagcatcactgtctgcaccagttacatgaaactcgaattgaccaagggcatagacattcatgaaccttcctttgtcagcattgttcgatacatctgcctccatcagggtggataatttggtggtagtcttctctgtcacactacgtcgttcagaaaaccaagactgtagtgtgaaccgaatgaattctaaaaaaattgtaactggaaaggttcttgcatccttggtcttgttgttgaagctttcagcgtagttgctagtcattatattgtatcgttttccaggaaagaaaggacgagaccacttatcgaaaccaattccctccaaatAGGCAGCTATAGGAGGATCCATTCGCTTAATATTTTCATAATGCTTTAGAAATTTCgtcttcttccatgcataggctgctgcccacatctcactgtgacagtgatcagtcttgaacttggctttcacattcatactgatgtgatggtagcatgcgccgtggtaggcatcaggaaagacaacctctagagcatgaataatactcgcatgcctatctgacacgaaagccaagtcatcaacgtccccaatggcttccttcaacttcgtcatgaaatatttccacgagttgtggttctcactatccaccaacccgaaggcaattggatataaatgactattcgcatccaaagcaacggcacatagcatgtggccaccgtacttattcttcaagaacgtgccatccacacatatcacaggacgacaaaatctgaatcctctcctacaaactccaagggcaaagaagcaatataggaaacgaccatcttcagtgacaaaatcagtaattgtacctggattcttttgctgcaacatgtgcaagtaggatggcaacttgcaatacgaatcctcatatgtccccctaacatacgtaagtgccttctctctacatctccatgccttttcataactcatatcaataccaaattttttcttcatatcctcctttatgttgtttgccatgtaactggtcccatcaactgcatatttgttctttatgaggtgtccaacgacccacggtgcagcttgacgatgacctttttgtcgcacttctagtgagcatgtgtgtacgctcttgtataccgtgatctcaaacatgggggacattggttgttttttccctctcaatctccaacaacagtcaggatctttgcatgtgatataccacacgtcagtaccagactttttcaccatatactcaaagctattcttcattgcaaatagagcagctttggtttttaaatcattcttgtcctcaaaagtcttcccaacatatatttctctcattggtccaccagatgatgaggaatgggttttagcagatgcctcaatatcttcttttgtaaacattggggcactccatctggtgtgatcttctcttgatacaattgtctccctccacccagtgttatcttctgtcctagcaggttgattactgcttcgagcaggtgctcggcgtccttgagttgggagaggtgcctgtgcaagaggcagtcctgactcttcttctacttgttgggcttgggaaatgtttaactcctcatttgaaacatctgcactataatacgagtcatcctcggaaccatcatcattatcttcaaagcaattaccaactggatcatcattcacatagggatcgtactcatatgcctcaagcacacctgtgggacctccttgtggtatatcaagctg from Humulus lupulus chromosome 5, drHumLupu1.1, whole genome shotgun sequence encodes the following:
- the LOC133777771 gene encoding uncharacterized protein LOC133777771 — encoded protein: MQLIMLSMLKPRPSEIDYYSALTEGDAPLYPRLGQEEEVETPTDFEKVAKIAAEVAKAANIFVDGPDDEDTPVPIDPTPSAPAPSVHPSPDQPDLREVLERLERVESRQDTILENQAVIMDAVNKILTFVQDLPNDSDSDSDSLDLPDDFVSHDIGTPPPIVLTANPETPGVAIIEPGDVAGVEFQLAKRKRRKPKKFEDYTDPTKKKARLDAIDDVPLVLDPLKKPLATQYRTVGKWLLGDIPNKTKRDVQSGVYGPSWFLTMKTPQFWIDDGHIDAAMHMLRRRRQFYPGAYRQDGVVMNIMFSQVVPARYDAYQNAKEADKKRFLWDSDVISMITGIDNQFLASWKGVDTVYWCQNYLQAHWFAVEASISTWTLNVYDSDVTVISDKQLQSFMKSWSTLFPSLLLQSQLFKDDPRLTIPPGAKRCKEFNVHRMPVDSVPQTKVSGDCGVYAIKHIEHLLGRLPLDTICDDNMELFRNKWTVDLWYQNVRH